The following is a genomic window from Hyphomicrobiales bacterium.
TGAGCCCGGCCCGCCGGACGATCTCGGCGACCGCCTCGCCCCGCTCGGGATGGCGGGGGGCGATGATCGTCAGGAGGTCCGGCTGGTAGGCGAGCAGCATGCGATGCGCGGCGGCGACCATCTCTTCCTCGCCGCCGTGGGTGCTGGCCGCGACCCAGACCGGTCGGTCGCCGATCAGGCCCGTGAGGGTTGCCAGCGAGGATGCGTCGGCGGGTGGCGCCGGCACATCGAACTTGAGATTGCCGGCGATGTTGACGCGCGGGGCGCCGAGCGTCGCCAGGCGCTCGGCGTCAGCCTTCGACTGCGCCAGGCATAGGTCGAAACTCTGCAGGAGATGGCGGGCGCTCTTCGGAAAGCGCCGCCAGCGGCGCAACGCGCGCTCTGACAGTCGGGCATTGACGAGAATGAGCGGGATGCCACGCGCATGCACCTCGCTGATCATGTTCGGCCACAGCTCCGATTCCGCGATGAGGACGAGATCGGGTTCCCAGTGATTGAGGAAGCGCCTGACGTAGCGCGGCACGTCGAGCGGCATGAACTGATGCAGCACGCGCGGTGGCAGGCGCCGGGTGATCATCTTTGCGGAGGTCACGGTCCCGGATGTGACGAGCACGGTGAAGCCTCGGCGCGTGAGGCGCTCCATGACGGGCAAGAGGGAAACGATCTCGCCGACGCTGGCGCCGTGAACCCAGGCGATGCGCCCGTCCGGCCTGGCCCGGCCAGGAAAGCCGCGTCGCTCGGCAAGCCGCGTCGGGTCTTCCTTGCCGCGTCTCTGGCGCCATCGCAGAACGAGCGCCGCGACGGGCTCGAGTGCCGCCATGATCGTCCCGTAAAGCCGGAGCAAAAAGCTGTCACGCATGCTCATGCGAGGGGGCTCCTGCCAAGCGGCTCCAGGGGCGGGCTATCCGGTCTTTCACGTGATCTTCATCCACGACATAATCGTCAAAATATGGCTAAAGAAATGGGGCCAAACGGCTTTGGGATAGATGCGGCCGCGCCTTCGCGCGGGAGCGATGGTTGGAGCGCAGGCCGCGTTCAACAGTGGCAGCCCCTGTGCAGTTCAAGTCACCTCTGACCGTCAACAGCCTCTAGGACGGCATTGCAAGTGCAGAATGCGCCGATCGACAACACGTGAACGTAAGGCACTGAATAGCGGTGAAAATATCAGACGGCATGGCTTTTTGTGTCAGCCGCCATGGAACGGGCGCCGGGATCCACAGCGCCGATGCGGCCATAGGCGCGCGCATGCACCGCATCCAGCTCTTTCTCGATCCTGAGGCGATAGGCCTCCAGCGTCTCGGGATCGGCGTCGCGCGGGACAGAAATTGCTTCACCGACGGCGATAGCGCCCCGCCCGAAAGGCATCCCTATCGAAGCCCGGTCCCAGCTGCGAAAATCGATACGGCGGCTCGTGACGACGGCCACCGGCACGACGGGCCGCCCGGAGAGCCGGCTGAGCATCACGATCCCGTCTCCGCAGACGCGGGAAACCTTGGGAATATCGGCGGTCAGCACCACCATCTCGCCATCCGCCAGCGTCTTGAGGAGGCTCCGCAAGGCCGCCGCGCCGCCTTTTTCTCGGACCTTCGCGCCGCGTGCGCCGGAACCGCGAATGGCACGGATGCCGAGGCGGGCCAGCGCGATGGCGTTGAACTCGCCATCGCCATGGCGCGAGACGAGGGCGGCCGCCCGGTCCTGGGAGCGTTTGGCGAAGGGGATCATGAAATGCTGCCCATGCCACATGGCCACGATGACCGGTAGCGGCCCGATGCGGGCATAGGCGATATCAGCGCTGCCGTCGCCATCCCAGACGAACGTATTGGTGCGCTGGACAAGCCGGAGATAGCCTGCAAGCAGGTGCCCGAGCAGGGATTGTACCGGGCGCGATCGCAGGAGCCGCTTGAGAGGCTTGGCCATTATTTGCGCTATGGTCCCGCGATCAGACCGCGTCCGGCGTCAGGAGCCGGTGCAGGTGAACGATGAAATAGCGCATATGGGCGTTGTCGACGGTCGACTGCGCCTTGGCTTTCCACGCCACATGGGCGCTCTTGTAGTCGGGATAGATGCCGACGATGTCGAGTTTCGACAGATCGCGGAAATCATATCCGTCCAGATGCTCCAGCTCGCCGCCGAAGACGAGGTGGAGAAGTTGTTTGCTGCCATTTTCGCTCATGGTCTAGCTCCGCGTAAAGCGCTCTGGCTCAGGTTGTGTGGCCCGGCCGCCGGGGCGCTGCAATGGCCGCCAGAGCTTGCCCGTGCAGCGGAGACGTTGCAGCAACAAGTATGCCATGGGTTGGCCGGGGTTTGTTGTAGACGGGATGGCGACCATCCGCCTCTGTCAGTATGGCGCCGGCTTCAGACAGAACAATGTCGGAAGCGGCGATGTCCCAGTCGTGCGCGTCCGATGAGGCGATGCCCAGATCGAGGCTGCCATCGGCCACGAAGGTCAGACGCAGCGCCAGGGACGGAATTTTCGGCTGTGGCAGCGTCCCGGAAACGTGCTGGGCAACGCGTTCGAGCTCCGGCTTCGGACCGGCAATGCGGAG
Proteins encoded in this region:
- a CDS encoding putative enzyme (Evidence 3 : Putative function from multiple computational evidences; Product type e : enzyme); its protein translation is MAKPLKRLLRSRPVQSLLGHLLAGYLRLVQRTNTFVWDGDGSADIAYARIGPLPVIVAMWHGQHFMIPFAKRSQDRAAALVSRHGDGEFNAIALARLGIRAIRGSGARGAKVREKGGAAALRSLLKTLADGEMVVLTADIPKVSRVCGDGIVMLSRLSGRPVVPVAVVTSRRIDFRSWDRASIGMPFGRGAIAVGEAISVPRDADPETLEAYRLRIEKELDAVHARAYGRIGAVDPGARSMAADTKSHAV
- a CDS encoding 3-deoxy-D-manno-octulosonic acid transferase, coding for MSMRDSFLLRLYGTIMAALEPVAALVLRWRQRRGKEDPTRLAERRGFPGRARPDGRIAWVHGASVGEIVSLLPVMERLTRRGFTVLVTSGTVTSAKMITRRLPPRVLHQFMPLDVPRYVRRFLNHWEPDLVLIAESELWPNMISEVHARGIPLILVNARLSERALRRWRRFPKSARHLLQSFDLCLAQSKADAERLATLGAPRVNIAGNLKFDVPAPPADASSLATLTGLIGDRPVWVAASTHGGEEEMVAAAHRMLLAYQPDLLTIIAPRHPERGEAVAEIVRRAGLTVAQRSHGLLPDRHTDIYIADTIGELGLFYRLATVAFIGRSLVPLGGQNPIEPAKLGTAILHGPYVHNFADVYAAIDRRDGAMPISDEESLARALSLLFSDAARTRSMARAAAATVEELGGAVERTMNAIEPYILQMHLEARA
- a CDS encoding conserved hypothetical protein (Evidence 4 : Unknown function but conserved in other organisms), with the translated sequence MSENGSKQLLHLVFGGELEHLDGYDFRDLSKLDIVGIYPDYKSAHVAWKAKAQSTVDNAHMRYFIVHLHRLLTPDAV